In the Pseudonocardia sediminis genome, CCGTGCAGAACGCGATGAGCAAGGTCGGTTCGCCCTACCGCTGGGGCGCCACCGGACCGAACGCATTCGACTGCTCGGGCCTGGTGAACTGGGCCTTCGAGCAGGAGGGCGTCGACCTGCCGCGCACCAGCCGTGCGCTGGCCTCGGCCGGCAGCCCGGTCTCGAAGTCCGCCCTGCGGCCCGGCGACATCGTCACGTTCTACAAGCCGGTCAGCCACGTCGGCATCTACATCGGTGACGGGCAGATCGTGCACGCCAGCACCAGCGGCACCCCGGTGAAGGTGTCCGACATGGACCGGATGCCGTTCAACTCGGCCCGCCGGATCTGACGGACACCCCCGTGTGACGGTCCCCGGTGCGTTCCAGCGCCGGGGACCGCACGCGTTTTCCGTAAGGTCGCCGGAATGACCGCTCCCCGCCGTCCCCTCGCCCTCGTCACCGGTGCCTCGCAGGGCATCGGCGCCGCCGTCGCGCGCCTGCTCGCCCCGCGCTACGACCTCCTTCTCGGCGGGCGTGACGCCGGACGGCTCGAGACCGTGGCCTCGGAGCTGACCGGCGGCCCCGGGAGCGCGCAGATCTGGCCGGTCGAGCTGACCGACGACGCCGCGCTCGCCACCGCCGTCGACGGGATCGACCGTCTCGACGTGCTCGTGCACTCGGCCGGGGTCGGCATGCTCGGCACCGTCGCCGAGACCGACGCGGACACCTGGCGGCGCCAGTTCGAGGTCAACGTCGTCGCCGTCGCCGAGCTCACCCGGCTGCTGCTGCCCGCCCTGCGCGCGGCCGGTGCCGACGGCGGCAGCGACGTCGTGCTGGTCAACTCCGGGGCGGGGCTGGCCGCCCGGCCCGGTTGGGGCTCCTACGCGGCGAGCAAGTTCGCGCTGCGCGCGTTCGGCGACGCGCTGCGCGCCGAGGAGTCGGGCCACGGCGTCCGCGTCACCTCCGTGCACCCGGGGCGGGTGGACACCGCGATGCAGCGGGCCGTCGTCGAACACGAGGGTGGTGAGTACGACGGATCGAAGTTCCTGCGTCCGGACTCCGTCGCCGCCGCCGTGCTGGCCGCGGTCACCGCGAGCCCCGACGCCCACCTGACCGAGGTGGTGCTGCGCCCGGGCGGCTGAGGGCCGGCACAGTCCGGTACAGCACAGTCCGGTACGGCACCGCCCGGTCGGACGCGGACGGGCCGGTGGGGATCGGTCGAACGACGGACGTCATCGGCCCGCAGATCCCGGTACCGTCGATGACATGGCCGAGGGTCCGGACGAGCAGAACATGCGGGTCTCGGATGCCGACCGGGCCGCCACCGCCGAGCGGCTGCAGGTCGCCCACGACGAGGGACGCCTCTCGCTCACCGAGTTCGACGAGCGGGTCCAGCAGTCCTACGCCGCCGTCGTGCGCGCGGACCTGGACCGTCTCGTCGGCGACCTCCCGGTGGTGGAGCGGGAGAACCTGCCGAGCGTGCGTCGCGAACGCGAGGCCGTCGAACGCCGCGAGGCACGGACCGAGTGGTACGGCGAGTGGCGCTCCTGGGCCGGCACCTCGGTGCTGCTGCTCGGCATCTGGGGGATGATCTCGCTCCTCGCCGGCGAGTTCACCGCGTTCTGGCCGATCTTCCCGATCGGCATCTGGGCCCTGGTGCTGATCGGCTCGGCGTTCGAGCGTCCCCGCACCGACGGGCACGGGGACGCCTCGACAGACAAGGGCTGAGCTCAGGCCATGTTGTAGGGCTGGGCGCCGGGAGCGGCGAGCTCCTTCGGGTTCGGGCCGTGCTGGTTCGGGCCGCGGTGGCCGTCGGAGGCCCAGAACACGATCAGGATGATGGCCCCGACCAGCGGGATGAAGGCGATCAGCTGCCACCAGCCCGATCGGCCGGTGTCGTGCAGGCGCCGGGCGCCCACGGCGAGCGACGGGATGAGCACCGCCAGCTGGTAGATCGAGGTCAGGATGCCGGCGCTGTAGTAGAAGCCGGACTCGGTGGCGGTGCTCGTGCTCAGTCCCAGCGCGTTGTCCAGGATCGACAGGACGATCGCGACGATCACGTTGAACAGCACGAACATCCAGAACTCCTTGCGGCGCGCGCGACCGCTGAAGTCCGCGTACTGGCGGAGCACCTTCAGGTACCACTGCATGGCTACCTCACAGAGACGGAAGTGATCCGGTCATCGGATTCAGAGCACTTCTCGCACGGAACGTGACGTGCGTTACGCCGTCTGCGCACGTCTCCGGTCTCGATCCGGACACGGAACAGACCGTGCCGGAAGGGGATCCGTCCGAGCGGGACGGTGGCATAGCATCGGGTCATGCTGGATCCGGCACGGGTCGATCTCGGGCAGCTCGCACGCGCCCTCGACGACCGGACGCCCGGCACCCGATGGTTCCTGCACCCCACGCGGGGTGAGATCACCGCCCACACCGGCGACGACGACCCGTCCGGCTGGGTCGAGATCGACTCGACGACGTCCGGGGACAGCTACCGCGACATGTCGGAGTTCACCCGCGGCGTGCACGACCGCCGGGCCGCCGGCCTGCTCGACCGCGCGATCGACGGCCGGGGCGCGTTCCGCCGGTTCAAGAACACGCTGTTCGAGTTCCCCGAGGTCCGCGACCAGTGGTACCGCTTCCGCGACGCCCGATCGCGCCGCCGGGCCGTCGACTGGCTGGCCGCGAACGACCTGATCTCCGACGCCGACGCCGCCCGCGAGCGCGCCCGCTACCCAGACCCGGCACCGACCAACGAGGACGTGCCGGCCGCCGTCGCCGAGGACCTCGCCGAGCTCTACGGCGCGCAGCTGCGCCAGGTCCTGCTGTTCGGGTCGTGGGCGAGCGGGGAGGGGTCGGTCGAGTCGGACCTGGACCTGCTCGTCGTCCTCGACGACCCGGGCTCGGCCTGGGAGGAGCTGCGCCGGATGGACGAGGTGCTCTGGCGGCACACCGAACGGTCCGGCCTGACGATCACGGCGCTGCCGGTGAGCCAGGCCGCGATGGCCCGCCCCGCCGACCCGACGGTGATCCGCGCCCGCGCCGAGGCGGTGCGGGTCCGATGAACCAGACCGGCATCGCCCGGGCCCGGCAGGAGCTCGCCGCCGCACGGCTGCTCACCGAGAACGGCTTCACCGCCGCGGCCGTCTCGCGTGCGTTCCACGCCGCGTTCTACGCCGCGGAGACCGCGCTGCTGGTGCTGGGGGAGACCCGCGCCCAGCACTCCGACGTCGTCTCCGCGTTCGTCCGCCGCGTCGTGCGCGAGCGGGCCCTGGAACCGCAGGCCGGACGTCTGCTGCGGTCGTTGTTCAACCGCTACTGGCTGGCCGACCACTCCTACGAGACGACGCCGGACGCCGAGGCCGTCGCCGCACTGACCGACGCGACGTTCGTCGTCGACGCGGTGGTCGACTGGCTCGCCGCACCTGAGCGCAGCAGCCCACCGGCCGTGGGCAACGGCGCCGCCACCCGGATGCCGGCGAAACCGTCCCGGCGCACCCGGACCGGGCCGGGCGGCTGAGCCCCGGCTCGTCCGTGGGCGATCCCTAGAAGAGGTCGCCGAAGTCGAACCCGCCGCCGTCGTCGCCGAAGCCACCGCCGTCGCCGGCCATGTCGCCTCCCGGGTCGCCGCCGCCGAGCTCCCCGCCACCCATGTCGCCGCCGTCCATCGCGGCGCCGTCGGAGAACCCGTCGGCGTAGGCCGCGCCGGACATACCGGCGAACAGCGACGTGAACAGCAGCGCCGAGCCGACACCCCAGGCACCGGCGACCAGCGCCGGCTTCCACCAGGGCTCGGAGTACCAGCCGCGCGGCACCGGGCGTCCGGCTACGGTCCCGCCGGGGTAGAAGTGGCTGTTGCGGTCCGAGGGCTCCGGCGACGCGCCGTAGGAACGGCCCTCGACCTCGACCTCACGGTTCTCGGTGACCGCACCGGCGCGGGCCTGGCCGGGCAACGGCGGCAGCTCCGGACCGGGGTCCATCCCCATCGCGGTCCGCGCGGCGCGCACGTAGTAGAGCCCTTCGTACGCGGTCTCGGTGACCTGGCGGGTCTGCGCGGTGGTGCGGGCCTGCTCCATCTGGGACCCGGCGGCGGTGAACCGCTCGGACGCATCCGCCAGGGCCTGCTTGGACGCGTCGTCGGTGCCGTTCAGGGCGTAGACCTGACCACCGAGGCGTTCCACCCAGCGACGGGCCTCGGACTTGGCGTCCTCGAGCTCGTTCGTCCTCTCCGCACTGCGCTGGCGCACCAGCCAGACGACGCCGGCGATCACGGCCACCAGCACGATCAGGGTCAGCAGGCTTCCGACCATTACGCATCACGCTCCCACCCCGACAACGGGCGGGAGCGTGATCGCGTTCCCGGGCTCGGCGGGCGCGGACCCTACTTGACGACGTTGACCAGGCGTCCCGGCACGACGATCAGCTTGCGCGGCTCCGCACCGCCCAGCTCCGCGACGATCTT is a window encoding:
- a CDS encoding NlpC/P60 family protein, yielding MSQRPIATTPSTTHDSPRPLRPSGPLRVLATTLAATAALAVLPLTAATAAPAPAGPDTAPVSRAVEPAAQAAPAALPAAAKAAATRSSAVQNAMSKVGSPYRWGATGPNAFDCSGLVNWAFEQEGVDLPRTSRALASAGSPVSKSALRPGDIVTFYKPVSHVGIYIGDGQIVHASTSGTPVKVSDMDRMPFNSARRI
- a CDS encoding SDR family oxidoreductase, with the translated sequence MTAPRRPLALVTGASQGIGAAVARLLAPRYDLLLGGRDAGRLETVASELTGGPGSAQIWPVELTDDAALATAVDGIDRLDVLVHSAGVGMLGTVAETDADTWRRQFEVNVVAVAELTRLLLPALRAAGADGGSDVVLVNSGAGLAARPGWGSYAASKFALRAFGDALRAEESGHGVRVTSVHPGRVDTAMQRAVVEHEGGEYDGSKFLRPDSVAAAVLAAVTASPDAHLTEVVLRPGG
- a CDS encoding DUF1707 SHOCT-like domain-containing protein, whose protein sequence is MAEGPDEQNMRVSDADRAATAERLQVAHDEGRLSLTEFDERVQQSYAAVVRADLDRLVGDLPVVERENLPSVRREREAVERREARTEWYGEWRSWAGTSVLLLGIWGMISLLAGEFTAFWPIFPIGIWALVLIGSAFERPRTDGHGDASTDKG
- a CDS encoding DUF805 domain-containing protein; its protein translation is MQWYLKVLRQYADFSGRARRKEFWMFVLFNVIVAIVLSILDNALGLSTSTATESGFYYSAGILTSIYQLAVLIPSLAVGARRLHDTGRSGWWQLIAFIPLVGAIILIVFWASDGHRGPNQHGPNPKELAAPGAQPYNMA
- a CDS encoding UPF0158 family protein, translating into MLDPARVDLGQLARALDDRTPGTRWFLHPTRGEITAHTGDDDPSGWVEIDSTTSGDSYRDMSEFTRGVHDRRAAGLLDRAIDGRGAFRRFKNTLFEFPEVRDQWYRFRDARSRRRAVDWLAANDLISDADAARERARYPDPAPTNEDVPAAVAEDLAELYGAQLRQVLLFGSWASGEGSVESDLDLLVVLDDPGSAWEELRRMDEVLWRHTERSGLTITALPVSQAAMARPADPTVIRARAEAVRVR
- a CDS encoding HEPN domain-containing protein, with the translated sequence MNQTGIARARQELAAARLLTENGFTAAAVSRAFHAAFYAAETALLVLGETRAQHSDVVSAFVRRVVRERALEPQAGRLLRSLFNRYWLADHSYETTPDAEAVAALTDATFVVDAVVDWLAAPERSSPPAVGNGAATRMPAKPSRRTRTGPGG